Proteins encoded within one genomic window of Spirulina major PCC 6313:
- a CDS encoding TIGR03032 family protein codes for MSEPNPPLAVSCSRHALNWLAEQRISLTFTTYQTNRIFFLGMKPDQTPSIFERMFDRPMGLYATPERIYLGCRFQVWQLDNCLQAGETHNGYDKVYVPRVAHTTGDVDIHDLGLTRTQRVLFVNTLYSCLATISNHYSFIPLWQPPFITKLAPEDRCHLNGLAFEKGQPAYATAVSRSDVAAGWRQKRHQDGCVIDIRRNEVMLDTLSMPHSPRLYQDRLWVLNSGTGEFGYIDPIWQRFEAIAFCPGYLRGLAFHKDWAIVGTSKPRGDRTFSGLALDDALTAKNAEAVCGLMIINLKTGNIDHWLQLEGVITELYDVQVLPGVVRPMALGFKTDEICTLITMGAPPAEKKRSQLFTEGDRPSL; via the coding sequence ATGAGTGAACCCAATCCCCCCCTCGCGGTCAGTTGTTCCCGCCATGCCTTAAATTGGCTGGCGGAACAACGGATCAGCCTCACCTTCACCACCTACCAAACCAACCGGATTTTTTTCCTGGGCATGAAACCCGATCAGACCCCCTCGATTTTCGAGCGAATGTTTGATCGACCAATGGGACTTTATGCCACCCCAGAGCGGATTTATCTCGGCTGTCGGTTTCAGGTGTGGCAACTGGACAATTGTCTCCAAGCCGGCGAAACCCATAACGGCTACGACAAAGTGTATGTGCCGCGTGTGGCCCATACCACGGGGGATGTGGATATTCACGATCTTGGCTTGACCCGCACCCAGCGCGTCTTATTTGTGAATACCCTCTACAGTTGTCTGGCGACGATCAGCAACCATTACAGTTTCATCCCCCTCTGGCAGCCGCCGTTTATCACCAAGTTGGCCCCAGAGGATCGCTGTCACTTGAATGGCTTGGCCTTTGAAAAGGGTCAACCGGCCTATGCAACGGCGGTGAGTCGGTCGGATGTGGCGGCGGGGTGGCGACAGAAACGCCATCAAGACGGCTGTGTGATTGATATTCGGCGCAATGAGGTGATGTTGGATACGCTTTCGATGCCCCATTCGCCGCGTCTGTACCAGGATCGCCTCTGGGTACTCAATTCGGGGACGGGGGAGTTTGGTTATATTGACCCAATTTGGCAGCGGTTTGAGGCGATCGCATTTTGTCCGGGATATTTACGCGGTTTGGCCTTTCACAAGGACTGGGCGATCGTGGGAACATCGAAGCCACGGGGCGATCGCACCTTTTCGGGCCTTGCCCTCGATGATGCTCTCACTGCTAAAAATGCTGAAGCTGTCTGTGGCCTGATGATCATTAACCTCAAAACGGGCAATATAGATCATTGGTTACAGCTTGAAGGCGTGATCACGGAGCTTTATGATGTCCAAGTTCTCCCCGGTGTTGTCCGTCCTATGGCTCTCGGTTTCAAAACCGACGAAATTTGCACCCTAATCACCATGGGAGCACCCCCGGCGGAAAAGAAGCGATCGCAACTTTTCACAGAAGGCGATCGTCCCTCACTCTAA
- a CDS encoding DUF4114 domain-containing protein, translating to MVQKFIVENESNVTAVEGFDLKVPTFVDWDGDGDFDLVIGHNKASDAPANASDVNDSALLYFTNDGTGVFTRQTGSANPFNSLEIKDTGNPALGNAFTGGPIQGAIVDFFDADGDGDLDMLVGGSYGNLYFYENDPAANSTTQPFGTALPTGENSNVTATDNKLLGEIVGTTAYAAPRFVDIDGDKIPEHLFIGHYNAIDYYINDSNTSEVNFVKQTGTANPFNGIDLTDSERDNNRVVPYFADFSGDDIFDAFVGSEDGSIRYFLNTGTNTTPVFEEQFDENNPFNDLIIGTGDQKRIAPAFADIDGDEAIEAYVGTDGTSDPIFAFENFTETGTNPTDFLFYDDISQRFVFGPSGVSGSNLKMDIEGAPSSRISNIKLILKDKVGTPLANGTLDAFFLLPGGFLPNNFAAPSPVIIDEVTRALGGSDVTGVNFEFGVQLSGSSSLTLFDQITSSSTGVWQLRSSSAELSGLTITLRQTTEIDPTSSNGVVWLWNDPGVNGGVEVIDLTGASGLTATFSLFREAVFNNVFGLYRVDDPLTGAINGLTPGSAGYARAAIENRVAGLDLTVNNNSTSGGSATGFGGAYYAPFILAGATIDEFLADNPNNEIDRKNQAYFAYNAANPDGQDHLIMLGNNIFGFEDLSGGGDFDYNDMVVQIDFA from the coding sequence ATGGTTCAAAAATTTATTGTTGAAAATGAATCTAACGTCACGGCCGTCGAGGGATTTGACCTCAAAGTCCCCACCTTTGTGGACTGGGATGGAGATGGAGATTTTGATCTCGTCATCGGCCATAACAAGGCCTCCGATGCTCCCGCCAACGCCAGCGACGTTAACGACAGTGCCCTCCTCTACTTCACAAACGACGGCACCGGGGTTTTCACGAGGCAGACCGGTAGCGCTAATCCGTTTAATTCCCTTGAAATTAAAGACACTGGCAACCCAGCCCTCGGTAATGCCTTCACTGGGGGGCCGATTCAAGGGGCGATCGTAGACTTCTTCGATGCCGATGGGGATGGCGATCTAGATATGCTCGTCGGCGGATCATACGGCAACCTCTATTTTTACGAAAACGATCCCGCCGCCAACAGCACCACCCAACCCTTCGGCACCGCCCTGCCCACCGGCGAAAACTCCAACGTCACCGCTACGGACAACAAGCTGTTAGGGGAAATTGTCGGGACGACGGCCTACGCCGCGCCCCGCTTTGTGGATATTGACGGCGACAAAATCCCTGAGCATCTCTTTATCGGTCACTACAATGCGATCGATTATTACATTAATGACAGTAACACCAGTGAAGTCAATTTTGTCAAACAAACAGGGACAGCAAATCCCTTCAATGGCATTGATTTAACCGATTCCGAGCGGGATAATAATCGTGTTGTACCCTACTTTGCGGACTTTAGTGGGGATGACATTTTTGATGCGTTTGTTGGCTCAGAAGATGGGAGTATTCGTTATTTCTTGAACACCGGCACGAATACAACGCCTGTGTTTGAAGAGCAATTTGACGAAAACAATCCCTTTAATGATTTGATCATCGGTACAGGGGATCAAAAGCGGATCGCCCCGGCCTTTGCAGATATTGATGGGGATGAAGCGATCGAGGCCTACGTTGGTACAGATGGTACGAGTGACCCGATTTTTGCCTTCGAGAACTTCACAGAAACGGGAACGAACCCCACAGATTTCCTGTTTTATGATGATATATCGCAGCGCTTTGTCTTTGGGCCATCGGGGGTGAGTGGTAGTAATTTAAAAATGGATATTGAGGGAGCACCTTCCTCCCGAATTTCCAATATTAAACTCATCTTGAAAGATAAGGTGGGCACACCCCTTGCTAACGGAACTCTGGATGCTTTTTTCCTGTTGCCGGGGGGCTTTTTGCCGAACAACTTTGCGGCTCCCAGCCCGGTTATTATTGATGAAGTCACACGGGCATTAGGGGGGTCTGATGTGACGGGGGTTAACTTTGAATTTGGCGTGCAGTTATCCGGGTCAAGCAGCTTAACCTTGTTTGACCAGATCACCTCGTCGAGTACGGGAGTGTGGCAACTCCGATCGAGTAGTGCTGAACTCAGCGGCCTGACGATTACCCTGCGGCAAACCACCGAAATTGATCCAACGTCTAGTAATGGTGTGGTGTGGCTGTGGAATGATCCCGGTGTAAACGGGGGGGTTGAGGTGATTGATTTAACGGGGGCATCCGGGTTAACGGCAACATTTTCGCTCTTTCGGGAGGCGGTTTTTAATAATGTGTTTGGTCTGTATCGGGTGGATGATCCGCTGACGGGGGCGATTAATGGGTTAACGCCGGGGAGTGCTGGCTATGCCCGCGCTGCGATTGAAAATCGGGTGGCGGGTCTGGATTTAACGGTGAATAATAATTCCACCAGTGGCGGTAGTGCTACAGGGTTTGGGGGGGCGTATTATGCGCCGTTTATTCTGGCGGGGGCGACGATTGATGAGTTCCTGGCGGATAATCCGAATAATGAAATCGATCGCAAAAATCAAGCCTATTTTGCCTATAATGCGGCGAATCCGGATGGTCAAGATCACCTGATCATGCTGGGGAATAATATCTTCGGGTTTGAGGATCTCTCTGGTGGGGGTGATTTTGACTATAACGATATGGTAGTTCAGATTGATTTTGCCTAG
- a CDS encoding biotin--[acetyl-CoA-carboxylase] ligase translates to MDWFDRALFEAAWLTLAGGAELPRLRVVEQVDSTNRIAWELAAEGVPGGAIAQSQTAGRGQWGRVWQSEIGGLYLSWAIAISTLPPLLVTLLSAGGIARQLRDRAVPVWLKWPNDILLHGRKLGGIKTEVNPREAIAVVGVGLNWCNPVPATGIALATDPDARVASLEELAAIAIVGIQQGNHWGQTRPMPDVLADYWELLETKHRSVSVAGAPGQVIGITPTGELRVRLQGGQAHTELNCPPGAVQIGYPDPFP, encoded by the coding sequence GTGGATTGGTTCGATCGCGCCCTATTTGAGGCGGCTTGGTTAACGCTGGCGGGCGGGGCTGAATTGCCTCGGTTGCGGGTGGTGGAGCAGGTGGATTCGACGAATCGGATCGCCTGGGAGTTGGCAGCCGAGGGGGTTCCTGGGGGCGCGATCGCGCAATCCCAAACGGCGGGCCGGGGGCAATGGGGGCGGGTGTGGCAGTCTGAGATTGGCGGGTTGTATCTCTCTTGGGCGATCGCGATTTCCACCCTGCCGCCGCTGCTGGTGACGCTGCTCAGTGCTGGGGGCATTGCGCGGCAGTTGCGCGATCGCGCTGTGCCGGTGTGGTTGAAATGGCCCAATGATATTCTGCTGCATGGGCGTAAATTGGGGGGAATTAAAACCGAGGTGAATCCAAGGGAGGCGATCGCCGTCGTGGGGGTCGGTCTCAATTGGTGTAATCCTGTTCCGGCAACGGGGATCGCCCTCGCCACCGATCCGGATGCTAGGGTAGCGAGTTTGGAAGAGTTAGCAGCGATCGCGATCGTCGGCATTCAACAGGGCAACCACTGGGGCCAGACGCGACCAATGCCGGACGTGCTCGCCGACTATTGGGAACTTTTAGAAACCAAACATCGATCTGTATCCGTAGCCGGAGCGCCCGGTCAAGTGATCGGCATTACACCCACGGGAGAATTACGGGTACGCTTACAGGGAGGACAAGCCCACACCGAGTTGAATTGTCCACCGGGAGCCGTGCAAATTGGTTACCCTGACCCGTTCCCTTGA